A genomic region of Prosthecobacter algae contains the following coding sequences:
- the pssA gene encoding CDP-diacylglycerol--serine O-phosphatidyltransferase — MLEREPRIYVLPTMMTAGNILAGFVAILQIFKGREGAITEHYYWAIIAILAACLFDVLDGRVARLGGQESPFGRELDSIADIVSFGVAPALLVHDIVLSNIEKPAGLGWLIACAYLVCGAMRLARFNCIAASDDKTNSKHFRGCPIPAAAGVIASLTLLMLWLDEGNKEIGPWKYGLAVLMVLLSYLMMSDLEYPSFKSINWRTRRSPAWVLISIIVVAFAVRNWQWMPSVLFVSYLLYGLVRPWVSRRWRQEIEIEYEAADTPDDPIIAPTEISSENDKKVENGQDPSAHI, encoded by the coding sequence ATGCTCGAACGCGAACCTCGCATCTATGTGCTGCCCACGATGATGACGGCCGGGAACATCCTGGCTGGCTTCGTCGCGATCCTGCAGATTTTTAAAGGTCGTGAGGGGGCCATCACGGAACATTATTACTGGGCGATCATCGCCATTTTGGCCGCTTGTTTGTTCGACGTGCTCGATGGCCGCGTTGCGCGTCTCGGCGGCCAGGAATCGCCCTTCGGGCGGGAGCTGGACTCCATTGCGGACATCGTTTCCTTCGGTGTGGCCCCGGCACTCCTGGTTCATGACATCGTTCTTTCCAACATCGAAAAGCCAGCGGGGCTGGGTTGGCTGATCGCCTGTGCTTACCTCGTCTGTGGGGCCATGCGTTTGGCGCGTTTCAATTGCATTGCGGCGAGTGATGACAAAACCAACAGCAAGCACTTTCGCGGCTGCCCCATTCCAGCGGCAGCGGGGGTGATCGCCTCACTGACGTTGCTGATGCTCTGGTTGGATGAAGGCAACAAGGAAATCGGCCCCTGGAAATATGGTCTGGCAGTGCTCATGGTCCTGCTCTCATACCTGATGATGAGTGATCTGGAGTATCCGAGCTTCAAGTCCATCAACTGGCGCACACGCCGTTCTCCGGCCTGGGTGCTCATTTCCATCATCGTTGTGGCCTTTGCCGTGCGGAACTGGCAGTGGATGCCGTCCGTGCTGTTTGTCAGCTACCTGCTCTATGGTCTTGTGCGCCCTTGGGTTTCCCGCCGCTGGCGGCAGGAGATCGAGATTGAGTATGAGGCGGCCGATACCCCGGATGACCCCATCATCGCCCCGACTGAGATCTCTTCCGAAAATGACAAAAAGGTGGAAAATGGCCAGGACCCATCCGCCCATATCTAA
- a CDS encoding sulfatase family protein, protein MSKRLYLFLLLATALCSTANAAAKQPNILFIFTDDHSYKTLSCYPEALPGVNTPAMDALAKSGVRFSHAYMGAWCMPSRATMLTGRHPHGIESMRMSGKYPGSEYDPKKTPFFPAVFRQKGYHTAHIGKWHTGIDSGYGRDWDYQIVWNRPKYPDNAGAYYEGQILEINGVKAKTLNPDYSTDNYTRWAAEYIRGRHRDPAKPWYLWLCYGGVHGPTTPAKRHKGLHKKDEVPLPADILPPRPGKPDYLNETQAWKKDDEGKIVPQKSGETFGDNAKKARPYADHIHQLNDCVQSLDEGVAEVMKALKESGQLENTLVVLTADQGFATGEHGLRTKLAPYDAAFRSPLIISMPGTVPEGKVCNKPVNGTDLVATFSSFAGISLPWEVHGRDLTPLLKDPTGAAWPHPCFYEATGDHFGSDVTEIVKNKPAEAAHHHVPWYAALNDGHYKYVRYLTPGETEELYDLQTDPEELINLADVKEQKDTLIRLRATAVEELRRTRAGYSENLPPTRQMQP, encoded by the coding sequence ATGTCCAAGCGACTATATCTTTTTCTTTTACTGGCCACGGCCCTTTGCAGCACCGCCAACGCTGCCGCAAAGCAGCCTAACATACTGTTCATCTTCACCGATGATCATTCCTACAAGACGCTGTCCTGCTATCCAGAGGCGCTGCCAGGAGTGAACACCCCCGCCATGGATGCCCTGGCGAAAAGCGGGGTCCGTTTCAGCCACGCCTACATGGGGGCCTGGTGCATGCCCTCGCGCGCCACCATGCTCACAGGTCGGCATCCCCATGGTATCGAATCCATGCGCATGAGCGGGAAGTATCCCGGCAGTGAATATGACCCGAAGAAGACACCGTTTTTCCCCGCTGTGTTTCGGCAAAAGGGCTATCACACCGCGCATATCGGCAAGTGGCATACGGGCATTGATTCTGGGTATGGCCGCGACTGGGATTACCAGATCGTCTGGAACCGCCCGAAATACCCAGACAATGCGGGGGCCTATTACGAAGGCCAGATTCTAGAGATCAATGGCGTCAAAGCTAAAACGCTGAACCCCGACTATTCCACCGACAACTACACCCGCTGGGCCGCCGAATACATCCGCGGGCGGCATCGGGATCCCGCCAAACCCTGGTACCTCTGGCTATGCTACGGCGGCGTTCATGGCCCCACCACGCCGGCCAAACGCCACAAAGGCCTGCACAAAAAGGACGAGGTTCCCCTGCCAGCAGACATCCTGCCGCCGCGACCAGGCAAGCCCGATTACCTCAATGAAACCCAGGCTTGGAAAAAGGATGATGAAGGAAAGATCGTCCCGCAAAAGAGCGGCGAGACCTTCGGTGACAATGCGAAGAAGGCACGTCCTTACGCCGACCACATTCACCAGCTCAATGATTGCGTGCAATCCCTGGACGAAGGCGTAGCTGAAGTGATGAAGGCGCTCAAGGAAAGTGGGCAGCTCGAAAACACCCTGGTGGTGCTCACGGCGGATCAGGGCTTTGCCACAGGCGAGCATGGCCTGCGCACCAAACTGGCCCCCTATGACGCCGCCTTTCGCAGCCCACTCATCATCTCCATGCCGGGCACCGTGCCGGAAGGCAAAGTCTGCAACAAACCGGTAAATGGCACAGATCTCGTCGCCACCTTCAGCAGCTTCGCCGGCATCTCTCTTCCCTGGGAAGTTCACGGACGCGATCTCACCCCCTTGCTCAAAGATCCCACAGGCGCAGCATGGCCCCACCCCTGCTTTTATGAAGCCACGGGTGATCACTTCGGCAGTGATGTGACCGAGATTGTCAAAAACAAGCCAGCCGAGGCCGCCCACCATCACGTCCCCTGGTATGCGGCCCTGAATGATGGCCACTACAAGTATGTCCGCTACCTGACGCCCGGCGAGACGGAAGAACTTTACGACCTGCAAACAGACCCTGAAGAACTGATCAATCTGGCCGATGTGAAGGAGCAAAAAGACACCTTGATCAGGCTGCGTGCCACGGCGGTCGAAGAACTCCGCCGTACCCGTGCAGGCTATTCCGAAAATCTGCCACCAACGCGGCAAATGCAGCCCTAA
- a CDS encoding Amuc_1098 family type IV pilus outer membrane protein, with product MHSLNTRPARQYAVSAAVSFLALAGSLSPSLNAQAGEGSTSSLADKEVQRRTTVVTTQQARLPEAESQLKSGNSAAALVIFEEAYLTLPDVPLAQEARAIALDGYVRAGLARAKELVDAGDYPAANAILDKLDQENVAKGNSRIARLRERFGDPDRHPPALTPEHIAKVSQVEKLLLLANSQRETGQHDKALLTYEEVLRVDPYNTAARRGMETTEKERSSYFDAARDHQRSKMLNDVNAAWENKPPLRSRDVSGLFGDAGSTTTSGIRGGREAIQQKLRDLKISQIDFSGATLEEVMEYLRVRARDLDPTGKGVDFVVSIPADHPARPISLNLKEVPIEEVLRYVTEIAGITYRVEDYAVRLVSLTENSGVIISKSYRVPPDFITSAPVGGAAAAPATADPFAAANTAGTASGIQIKRIGAQEFLQSYGVTFGEGTGANYSPSSNMLVVRNTASNLEIVDMLVEQALNRSPKQVVVEVRLLEVGDNRLDEIGFDWLLGAFGVNNGQAELGGGSIGNALTGANFLTGDFPFQKLVAPGVSTAIGMNPLTTGLRSSGDLGNNSIDSVLFGAKPTVSRRSPGVLSVSGVLSNPEFQGVLRALAQKKGIDLASQPSVITRSGQKASVEITRELIYPTEFDPPQIPTNFGQSNIINNNNNPNNPNNPNPLPALQTRLPPAVVTPSTPTAFEMRKTGVVLDVEPVISDDGRTVDLTVTPQFTEFSGFVNYGSPIRTLFEGSFLELTPNLIFQPVFDSRKIITSVKIYDGATVVLGGLVTDQVEIIADKVPLLGDAPFIGRLFKSDVKRRRVRHVLFFVTVKVVDPSGARINQAAMVGQ from the coding sequence ATGCACAGCCTGAACACCCGCCCCGCCCGCCAGTACGCAGTCTCTGCGGCCGTTTCCTTTCTGGCCTTGGCAGGCAGCCTTTCTCCCTCCTTAAATGCCCAGGCAGGAGAAGGATCCACCTCCAGCCTTGCCGACAAAGAAGTTCAACGGCGGACCACCGTCGTCACCACCCAGCAGGCCCGCCTGCCAGAGGCTGAAAGCCAGCTTAAAAGTGGAAACAGCGCAGCGGCCCTCGTCATCTTTGAAGAAGCCTATCTCACGCTTCCCGATGTCCCTCTCGCCCAGGAAGCCCGAGCTATCGCCCTGGATGGTTATGTGCGGGCAGGTCTCGCACGAGCGAAGGAACTGGTGGATGCAGGAGACTACCCAGCCGCAAACGCCATCCTGGACAAACTGGACCAGGAAAATGTGGCCAAGGGAAACTCACGCATCGCCCGGCTAAGGGAGCGATTCGGTGATCCCGACCGTCATCCGCCAGCACTGACGCCGGAACACATCGCCAAAGTTTCCCAGGTGGAAAAGCTGCTCCTCCTGGCCAATTCCCAGCGCGAAACGGGCCAGCATGACAAGGCGCTGCTCACCTATGAGGAAGTCCTTCGCGTGGACCCCTACAACACGGCGGCCCGCCGTGGCATGGAAACGACTGAAAAGGAACGCAGCAGCTACTTCGACGCTGCCCGCGACCATCAGCGGAGCAAGATGCTCAACGACGTCAATGCAGCCTGGGAAAACAAGCCCCCGCTCCGCAGCCGAGATGTTTCTGGTCTCTTTGGAGACGCGGGTTCCACGACTACCTCCGGGATCCGTGGTGGTCGCGAGGCCATTCAGCAAAAGCTTCGTGATCTGAAAATTTCCCAGATTGATTTCAGCGGTGCCACCTTGGAAGAAGTCATGGAGTACCTCCGCGTACGGGCCCGGGACCTGGATCCCACCGGCAAAGGGGTGGACTTTGTCGTCAGCATTCCCGCCGATCATCCCGCCCGGCCCATCTCTCTGAACCTGAAGGAAGTGCCCATCGAAGAAGTCCTGCGTTACGTGACTGAGATCGCGGGCATCACCTACCGGGTGGAGGACTATGCTGTGCGTCTGGTTTCGCTGACGGAAAATTCCGGGGTGATCATTTCCAAATCCTACCGCGTGCCACCAGATTTTATCACCAGCGCCCCCGTGGGCGGGGCTGCGGCGGCACCTGCCACCGCAGATCCTTTTGCAGCAGCCAACACGGCTGGGACAGCCAGTGGCATTCAGATCAAGCGCATCGGAGCCCAGGAGTTTTTGCAAAGCTACGGCGTCACCTTTGGGGAAGGCACTGGCGCCAATTACAGCCCCTCGAGCAACATGCTGGTGGTGCGTAACACGGCCTCCAATCTGGAAATCGTGGACATGCTGGTGGAGCAGGCGCTCAACCGGTCCCCAAAACAGGTGGTGGTGGAAGTACGTCTGCTGGAAGTGGGTGACAATCGTCTGGACGAAATCGGCTTTGACTGGCTGCTGGGAGCCTTTGGCGTGAACAACGGCCAGGCGGAACTGGGCGGTGGTTCAATCGGTAACGCCCTCACCGGAGCCAACTTCCTGACCGGGGACTTTCCCTTCCAAAAATTAGTTGCCCCAGGCGTCTCCACGGCCATCGGCATGAATCCTCTGACCACCGGTCTCCGCTCCTCGGGTGACCTGGGTAATAACAGCATCGACAGCGTGCTCTTCGGTGCCAAACCCACTGTCTCAAGGCGTTCCCCAGGTGTGCTTTCTGTGAGCGGCGTGCTCTCGAATCCTGAATTCCAAGGCGTACTCCGGGCACTTGCACAAAAGAAAGGCATTGATCTCGCCTCACAGCCCAGTGTCATCACCCGCAGCGGCCAAAAAGCCTCCGTGGAAATCACTCGTGAGCTTATTTACCCGACCGAATTCGACCCGCCACAGATCCCGACAAACTTCGGACAGAGCAATATCATCAACAACAACAACAACCCAAACAACCCCAACAATCCAAATCCTCTCCCAGCCCTCCAAACTCGGCTCCCACCCGCCGTGGTAACACCGAGCACGCCCACCGCGTTTGAAATGCGCAAAACGGGAGTGGTTCTGGATGTCGAGCCTGTGATTTCTGATGATGGACGTACGGTGGACCTGACCGTCACTCCGCAATTCACTGAGTTTTCGGGCTTCGTGAACTACGGCTCCCCCATCCGTACCTTGTTTGAAGGCTCCTTCCTGGAGCTGACCCCCAACCTGATTTTCCAGCCTGTTTTTGACTCCCGCAAAATCATTACCTCCGTCAAAATCTATGACGGTGCCACGGTCGTCCTCGGTGGACTGGTGACGGATCAGGTGGAAATCATCGCTGACAAAGTGCCCCTGCTGGGTGATGCGCCATTCATCGGCCGCCTTTTCAAAAGTGATGTTAAACGCCGCCGTGTCCGCCACGTTCTTTTCTTTGTCACCGTAAAAGTGGTCGATCCCTCCGGTGCTCGGATCAATCAGGCCGCCATGGTCGGTCAGTGA
- a CDS encoding Rid family detoxifying hydrolase, translated as MELINNAPEVPAAVGPYSQAVRANGFLFCSGQIPINPASGKIEATEVEGQTRQVLANIKALLASQGLDLTRVVKATVFLQSMADFPKVNALYDEAFSGHKPARSTVQVAALPLAALVEIEVIVELP; from the coding sequence ATGGAACTCATCAACAACGCCCCCGAAGTACCAGCCGCCGTCGGCCCCTATTCCCAAGCCGTCCGTGCCAACGGCTTCCTTTTCTGCTCTGGCCAGATTCCCATCAACCCCGCCAGTGGCAAAATCGAAGCCACAGAGGTCGAGGGGCAGACCCGTCAGGTGCTGGCCAACATCAAAGCCCTGCTCGCCAGTCAGGGGCTGGATCTCACCCGCGTGGTCAAGGCCACAGTCTTCCTGCAAAGCATGGCCGACTTTCCCAAGGTCAACGCCCTCTATGATGAAGCCTTCAGCGGCCACAAGCCTGCCCGATCCACCGTACAGGTGGCCGCACTGCCTCTGGCTGCACTGGTCGAGATCGAAGTGATCGTCGAGCTGCCCTGA
- the glgA gene encoding glycogen synthase, which produces MKSLFLTNEYPPHIYGGAGVHVEYLTRELAKLMEVEVRCFGDQESTQPNLTVHGTGLDAAGWTSPPNLKSVFGAVQRSLDFNTRNIDAQVVHLHTWYSHFGGILAKLNYGLPMVLTVHSLEPLRPWKREQLGGGYDFTVWLEKTALEMADAIVAVSEETKCDLLRMFPLDPHKIHVIHNGIDPDEYHRIEAPEVLRKHGVNPDLPYVLFVGRITRQKGIIHLVRAIEQMNPGFQIVLCAGAPDTPEIAAEMQAAVTAAQLKREGIVWIQAMLPVQEKIAMYSHAEVFCCPSIYEPFGIINLEAMACETAVVASAVGGIKEVVVPGETGILVPLDQQTESPFEAVDPAAFAHDLAEGINTLMADPEKRRSMALAGRKRAVERFSWTSIAHRTKALYDSLVKA; this is translated from the coding sequence ATGAAGTCCCTTTTCCTTACCAACGAATACCCGCCCCACATTTACGGAGGTGCCGGGGTTCATGTCGAATACCTCACGCGCGAGCTGGCCAAGCTGATGGAGGTGGAAGTGCGCTGCTTTGGTGATCAGGAAAGCACGCAGCCCAATCTGACCGTCCATGGCACGGGTCTGGATGCTGCAGGCTGGACCAGCCCGCCTAACTTGAAATCCGTCTTTGGCGCCGTCCAGCGCAGCCTGGACTTCAATACTCGCAACATCGACGCCCAAGTGGTGCATCTGCACACTTGGTATTCCCATTTCGGCGGCATTTTGGCGAAGCTGAATTACGGCCTTCCCATGGTCCTCACCGTCCACTCGCTGGAGCCCCTGCGCCCCTGGAAGCGTGAGCAGCTCGGTGGCGGCTACGACTTTACCGTCTGGCTGGAAAAGACCGCCTTGGAAATGGCCGATGCCATTGTCGCCGTCTCCGAGGAAACCAAATGCGATCTCCTGCGCATGTTCCCGCTGGATCCGCATAAGATCCACGTCATCCACAACGGCATTGATCCTGACGAGTATCACCGCATTGAGGCCCCCGAGGTACTGCGCAAGCACGGGGTGAATCCAGATCTACCCTATGTTCTCTTTGTCGGCCGCATCACGCGCCAGAAGGGTATCATCCACCTCGTTCGTGCGATTGAGCAGATGAACCCGGGCTTTCAGATCGTTCTCTGCGCCGGTGCCCCAGACACCCCTGAAATCGCCGCCGAAATGCAGGCCGCCGTGACCGCGGCCCAGTTGAAACGCGAAGGCATCGTCTGGATCCAGGCCATGCTGCCCGTTCAGGAAAAGATCGCCATGTATTCACATGCAGAAGTCTTCTGCTGCCCATCCATTTACGAGCCCTTTGGCATCATCAACCTAGAAGCGATGGCCTGTGAAACCGCCGTGGTGGCCAGCGCCGTGGGCGGCATCAAAGAAGTCGTCGTGCCTGGAGAAACCGGCATCCTGGTGCCCCTGGACCAGCAGACCGAAAGTCCCTTTGAGGCCGTGGATCCCGCCGCCTTTGCCCATGATCTGGCTGAAGGCATCAACACCCTGATGGCCGACCCGGAAAAACGCCGCAGCATGGCCTTAGCCGGCCGCAAACGCGCTGTGGAACGCTTTAGTTGGACCAGTATCGCCCACCGTACCAAGGCGCTTTATGACAGCCTGGTAAAAGCCTAG
- a CDS encoding M28 family peptidase produces MAVPNLTTILKRILKQPTAPFHEYHVRAEIEALLKDCPHVKTKRDKYGNLIATYKNGKSKSKPTWVLGAHMDHPAFVRVPGSKGKDDFEFLGGVPKPEVEAGVKRGLRAKPKGDIATWVFPANITDDKIEATACDDLVGCAVIVATFWELAALDLSTTFHAVFTRAEEVGFLGAWHIAQKWPFGSEDVFLSIETSRPVNGAVMSGGPVVRVGDRLSIFDSEGTAVLMTTAKEQGIRVQRCLLDAGACEATAMQAAGIRSTGISIPLGNYHNMDANKKIAPEYVMMSDVRDLINLLKALVATKHDGIGERSIRERVEMRTEEYAAHLNAAAKHFK; encoded by the coding sequence ATGGCAGTGCCCAACCTCACAACCATTCTCAAGCGAATTCTAAAGCAGCCCACCGCTCCTTTCCACGAATACCATGTCCGTGCGGAGATCGAGGCTTTGCTGAAGGATTGCCCTCACGTCAAAACCAAGCGTGACAAGTATGGCAACCTCATTGCCACCTACAAGAATGGCAAAAGCAAGAGCAAGCCCACCTGGGTGTTGGGTGCTCACATGGACCACCCCGCTTTCGTGCGGGTCCCGGGCAGCAAAGGCAAGGATGATTTCGAATTCCTCGGAGGCGTGCCCAAGCCAGAAGTCGAGGCCGGCGTGAAACGCGGCCTGCGCGCCAAACCCAAAGGCGACATCGCCACCTGGGTTTTCCCGGCGAATATCACCGATGACAAGATCGAAGCGACCGCTTGTGATGACCTCGTCGGCTGCGCCGTGATCGTCGCCACCTTCTGGGAACTGGCCGCACTGGATCTCAGTACCACCTTCCACGCCGTCTTTACCCGTGCCGAAGAAGTCGGCTTCCTCGGTGCCTGGCACATCGCCCAAAAGTGGCCCTTCGGCAGCGAAGACGTTTTTCTTTCCATCGAAACCAGCCGCCCGGTCAATGGTGCCGTCATGAGCGGTGGCCCCGTCGTCCGTGTGGGTGACCGTCTTTCCATCTTCGATAGCGAAGGCACCGCCGTGCTGATGACGACCGCCAAGGAACAGGGCATCCGCGTTCAGCGCTGCCTGCTAGACGCTGGAGCGTGTGAAGCCACCGCCATGCAGGCCGCAGGCATCCGCAGCACCGGCATCTCCATCCCCCTGGGCAACTACCACAACATGGACGCGAACAAAAAGATCGCTCCTGAGTATGTAATGATGAGTGATGTGCGCGACCTGATCAACCTCCTCAAGGCCCTCGTCGCCACCAAGCACGACGGCATCGGCGAACGCAGCATCCGCGAACGTGTGGAGATGCGCACCGAAGAGTACGCCGCGCACCTGAATGCTGCGGCCAAGCACTTCAAATAG
- a CDS encoding lysophospholipid acyltransferase family protein, producing MKNLRYFCETVLVSFAAWVLPRLPRSVILALTKGVGSAAYCLDIKGRQTALENLKVAFQDQYTLAERRRIARRSYQNFARTFLDLFWASSLTPTTWQQHITIQMCDAEAEAQARETGGVWVTPHFGNFEFVSLIWGFRGIPFTVVAQDFANPALTAIFKKLREHSGHNVISQENAMLKLMKALKRKGHAGLLTDLNISPGKASTAIRCFGLLTCVPTLHVQLAMRLGLSIMTGVCLPLPDGRYQVSIFEALRPQPEDDVTLLTQRVWDHFEKAIRENPECWLWMYKHWRYLPARGDFPSYPAYAKPSRKFTAMLGEMGLAEAPPPAA from the coding sequence GTGAAGAACCTCCGATATTTCTGCGAGACCGTTTTGGTCTCTTTTGCTGCCTGGGTGCTGCCCCGGCTGCCCCGTTCTGTCATTCTGGCCCTGACCAAAGGCGTCGGTTCTGCCGCTTACTGCCTGGACATCAAAGGCCGACAGACCGCCCTGGAAAATTTGAAGGTCGCTTTCCAAGACCAATACACTTTGGCCGAACGTCGGCGGATCGCCCGGCGGTCCTATCAAAATTTCGCCCGCACCTTCCTGGATCTTTTTTGGGCTTCCTCGCTCACTCCGACGACTTGGCAGCAACACATTACCATTCAGATGTGCGATGCGGAGGCGGAGGCACAGGCCCGCGAAACGGGTGGCGTGTGGGTGACTCCGCATTTTGGGAATTTCGAATTCGTCAGCCTTATCTGGGGCTTTCGGGGCATTCCGTTTACAGTGGTGGCGCAGGATTTTGCTAATCCGGCCCTGACGGCCATCTTTAAAAAGCTGCGGGAGCATTCTGGGCACAATGTCATCTCGCAGGAAAATGCGATGCTGAAGCTCATGAAGGCGCTGAAGCGCAAGGGGCATGCGGGACTGCTGACCGACCTGAATATCTCCCCAGGCAAGGCCTCCACTGCGATCCGTTGTTTTGGGCTGCTGACCTGTGTGCCGACGCTGCATGTACAACTGGCCATGCGTCTGGGACTTTCCATCATGACCGGAGTCTGCCTGCCCCTGCCAGACGGGCGCTATCAAGTTTCCATTTTCGAGGCGCTGCGACCTCAGCCTGAAGATGATGTCACGCTATTGACGCAACGTGTGTGGGACCATTTTGAAAAAGCCATCCGGGAAAATCCCGAATGCTGGCTTTGGATGTACAAACACTGGCGTTATCTGCCAGCGCGTGGCGACTTTCCCAGCTACCCGGCCTATGCGAAACCTTCGCGAAAGTTCACTGCCATGCTGGGGGAGATGGGGCTGGCAGAGGCACCGCCGCCTGCGGCATGA
- a CDS encoding M50 family metallopeptidase, which translates to MLRFSFLGFPVSIQWMFWLTLALLGGVFRASGDPEAMQRVLAWVVAGFFSIFIHELGHALTMRHYGARRVEIVLHSFGGYAMPDRSFGRSESFFVSAAGPFLQIAAGVVMWWVKDAWQPQNLLATHFMSSFVQVSISWAVLNLFPIIPLDGGRIMQALLGPRRQKTALIVSIICAVGFGVVAVAFRQVFIVIFFALFAFNNWKELQGERPTMMP; encoded by the coding sequence ATGCTGCGTTTTTCCTTTCTAGGGTTCCCGGTCAGCATCCAATGGATGTTTTGGCTCACCCTGGCGCTGCTGGGCGGGGTGTTTCGCGCCTCGGGGGATCCGGAAGCGATGCAGCGGGTGCTGGCCTGGGTGGTGGCAGGTTTTTTCTCGATCTTCATCCATGAGTTGGGGCATGCCCTGACCATGCGCCACTACGGCGCACGGCGGGTTGAAATTGTCCTTCACAGTTTCGGCGGCTACGCCATGCCGGATCGCTCCTTTGGCCGCAGCGAAAGTTTCTTTGTCAGTGCTGCGGGCCCTTTTCTTCAGATTGCAGCCGGGGTGGTGATGTGGTGGGTGAAGGATGCCTGGCAGCCGCAAAACCTGCTTGCGACTCATTTCATGAGTTCTTTCGTTCAGGTCAGCATTTCCTGGGCAGTGCTGAATCTTTTTCCCATCATCCCCCTCGATGGTGGCCGCATCATGCAGGCCCTGCTGGGACCACGGCGGCAGAAAACGGCGCTGATTGTCAGCATCATCTGCGCCGTGGGATTTGGCGTCGTCGCGGTGGCCTTTAGACAAGTTTTTATTGTTATCTTTTTTGCGCTCTTTGCCTTCAACAACTGGAAGGAATTGCAGGGTGAACGGCCGACGATGATGCCCTGA
- a CDS encoding dipeptidase: protein MSALDDLLTCLRFPSVSTDSRHNADTRACADWLVAKLTGMGLTTTLHETPGHPVIVAKNKHIAGRRTVLLYGHYDVQPAEPYAEWKSPPFEPTIRDGVIFCRGATDNKGQLMAHVSGLAETLAKHGDLPVNLTLLFEGEEEIGSPNLKPFLEAHREELACDVVAISDTGMVGPGVGTFTYGLRGIACMEVKVHGPSIDLHSGIFGGAVANPATIAARLAATLHDEQGKVLIPGFYDAVKPLADWERSAWAELGDGDAETLSLTGVPALFGEPGFTERERRWARPTAEVNGIGGGYQGEGSKTVIPREAFVKLSFRLVPDQNPDEIMDLASAYLKSKAPASVRLEIVRGHTGQAYLMDPQGPLGKAAQRALAKTFGGKIALIREGGSIPIVQAFKEVLGADTLLLGLALPDCQAHAPNENFPIANFEAGIRLNQVLLEELGAA from the coding sequence ATGTCTGCTCTCGACGATCTCCTCACCTGCCTGCGTTTCCCCAGCGTCTCCACCGATTCCCGTCACAACGCCGATACCCGGGCCTGTGCGGATTGGCTGGTGGCCAAACTGACGGGCATGGGGCTGACGACGACATTGCACGAGACCCCGGGGCACCCGGTCATCGTGGCCAAAAACAAGCACATCGCTGGCCGCCGCACGGTCCTGCTGTATGGCCACTACGATGTGCAGCCTGCGGAGCCTTATGCGGAGTGGAAGTCACCTCCCTTTGAACCGACCATTCGCGACGGCGTCATCTTTTGCCGTGGGGCGACGGACAACAAGGGGCAGCTCATGGCCCACGTTTCCGGCCTGGCCGAAACTCTGGCAAAGCACGGGGATCTGCCAGTCAATCTGACCCTCCTTTTCGAAGGAGAGGAAGAGATCGGCAGCCCCAATTTGAAGCCTTTCCTGGAGGCTCATCGCGAAGAACTGGCCTGTGATGTGGTGGCCATTTCAGACACTGGCATGGTGGGGCCGGGCGTTGGAACATTCACTTATGGCCTGCGGGGCATTGCCTGCATGGAGGTGAAGGTGCATGGTCCCAGCATCGATCTGCACTCCGGTATTTTCGGCGGTGCCGTGGCGAATCCGGCCACCATCGCTGCACGTCTCGCTGCCACCCTGCATGATGAACAGGGGAAGGTGCTCATCCCTGGATTTTACGATGCTGTGAAGCCTCTGGCGGATTGGGAGCGCAGTGCCTGGGCGGAATTGGGCGATGGCGATGCCGAGACTCTTTCCCTCACCGGAGTGCCTGCACTCTTCGGCGAACCAGGATTCACGGAGCGTGAGCGGCGCTGGGCCAGGCCAACGGCGGAGGTCAATGGCATCGGGGGCGGTTACCAGGGAGAGGGCTCCAAGACCGTGATTCCGCGCGAGGCCTTTGTGAAGCTGTCCTTCCGTCTCGTGCCAGATCAAAATCCAGATGAGATCATGGATCTGGCCAGTGCCTATCTGAAATCGAAAGCACCTGCCAGCGTTCGCCTGGAGATCGTGCGCGGGCACACCGGCCAAGCCTACCTGATGGATCCTCAGGGTCCGCTGGGTAAGGCGGCCCAGCGCGCCTTGGCCAAGACTTTTGGAGGCAAGATCGCCCTCATTCGCGAAGGCGGCAGCATCCCGATCGTGCAAGCCTTCAAGGAAGTGCTGGGGGCTGATACGCTGCTGCTGGGGCTGGCTCTCCCTGACTGCCAGGCCCATGCCCCCAACGAGAACTTCCCGATTGCCAATTTTGAGGCCGGCATCCGCCTGAACCAGGTGTTGCTGGAGGAACTGGGCGCAGCCTGA